From one Polyangia bacterium genomic stretch:
- a CDS encoding fructosamine kinase family protein: protein MLSAPLAAVVSRVLGSAVTGSRTLAGGDINQAFAVALADGRQVFLKTNPRAPRSMFGAEACGLRWLADAGALRVPLVLAASASDDLGPAYLILELLKPGPPARDFHETLGRGLAALHRAGAPRFGLDHDNFIGRLPQSNQPVDARGSHADAGDWAAFYRARRLAPQLKLAVDNGYASPRMRQGIERLLDHLPSLVGPAEPPGRLHGDLWGGNLMCTDDGQPCLIDPAAYGGHREVDLAMMRLFGGFHARTFDAYAEASPLSDGHAERVPLYQLYPLLVHVNLFGGGYVGAVESALDQLV, encoded by the coding sequence GTGCTATCCGCACCGTTGGCGGCGGTGGTTAGCCGCGTGCTGGGAAGCGCGGTGACGGGCAGTCGGACATTGGCCGGCGGCGACATCAATCAGGCCTTCGCCGTCGCGCTGGCCGATGGACGGCAGGTTTTTCTGAAGACCAACCCCCGCGCGCCGCGAAGCATGTTCGGCGCCGAGGCGTGCGGCCTCCGCTGGCTGGCGGACGCTGGTGCGCTGAGGGTGCCGTTGGTCCTCGCCGCCTCAGCCAGCGACGATCTCGGGCCGGCGTATCTGATCTTAGAATTGCTCAAGCCCGGTCCGCCGGCGCGTGATTTTCACGAAACACTGGGGCGCGGTCTGGCGGCCCTGCATCGGGCCGGCGCGCCGCGGTTTGGCCTGGACCATGACAACTTCATCGGACGGCTGCCGCAATCCAATCAGCCGGTCGACGCCCGTGGCAGCCACGCCGATGCTGGCGACTGGGCGGCGTTTTATCGTGCCCGCCGTCTGGCACCACAGCTGAAATTGGCCGTCGACAACGGGTACGCCTCGCCTCGCATGCGCCAAGGGATCGAACGGCTGCTCGATCACCTCCCCTCGCTGGTCGGCCCTGCTGAACCTCCGGGGCGGCTGCACGGCGATCTGTGGGGCGGCAACCTCATGTGCACCGACGACGGCCAGCCGTGCCTGATCGATCCGGCGGCCTATGGCGGACACCGCGAGGTGGACCTGGCGATGATGCGCCTCTTTGGCGGGTTTCACGCCCGCACCTTCGACGCCTACGCGGAGGCGTCGCCACTTTCCGACGGACACGCCGAACGCGTGCCGCTTTACCAGCTTTATCCGCTGCTTGTGCACGTGAACCTGTTCGGCGGTGGCTACGTCGGTGCGGTCGAATCGGCCCTTGATCAGTTGGTCTAA
- a CDS encoding GGDEF domain-containing protein: protein MGFSSKKNQAEAEAATAVSPIEMALDTLANVLRILGEFALDTEQQEAAVFTRLSEQWAQHVTMASPPPGPDVPGQKGAASSDASRRDWTGVREFVREYCKTSTAHTQTVLTDLRQVIWVFIQNLNHSFAQDTEADGRIGEQLAKLETLAQSSSTSELKREVLATVVALAQIVEQRKKQHSERVEDLGKQVRTLGSELDSARKDREVDPLSGLYNRRAFDEYVNRSVELSRAFGQPVCLLLVDLDGFKLINDTFGHPEGDTVLRRLSDAMARTFPRKSDFVARFGGDEFAVVLRETSLKDGMSLGERLLKAARATEIEREGVRVRLSVSIGIGTLQTTEDVSSWLLRTDRALYQAKRAGRDRMVAADDISGALVVR from the coding sequence GTGGGCTTCTCGTCTAAAAAAAATCAGGCCGAAGCAGAGGCCGCCACAGCGGTCAGCCCGATCGAGATGGCCCTCGATACCCTGGCCAACGTGCTGCGCATCCTGGGCGAGTTCGCGCTTGATACCGAGCAGCAAGAAGCCGCCGTCTTCACTCGGCTGTCGGAGCAGTGGGCCCAGCACGTGACGATGGCTTCGCCCCCGCCGGGACCGGACGTGCCGGGGCAAAAGGGCGCAGCCAGCAGCGATGCTTCGCGCCGCGACTGGACTGGCGTACGCGAGTTCGTGCGCGAGTACTGCAAGACCAGCACCGCCCACACCCAGACGGTGCTCACCGATCTGCGCCAGGTGATCTGGGTGTTCATCCAGAACCTCAACCATTCGTTCGCCCAGGACACGGAAGCCGACGGCCGCATCGGCGAGCAGCTGGCCAAGCTGGAGACGCTGGCCCAGTCGAGCTCGACCAGCGAGCTCAAGCGCGAAGTGTTGGCCACGGTGGTGGCGCTGGCCCAGATCGTCGAGCAGCGCAAGAAGCAGCATTCAGAGCGCGTCGAGGATCTGGGCAAGCAGGTGCGCACCTTGGGCAGCGAGCTGGATTCGGCGCGCAAGGACCGCGAGGTCGATCCGCTGAGCGGCCTTTACAACCGGCGCGCCTTCGACGAGTACGTCAACCGCAGCGTCGAGCTGTCGCGCGCCTTTGGCCAGCCGGTCTGCTTGCTGCTGGTCGATCTCGACGGCTTCAAGCTGATCAACGACACCTTCGGCCATCCGGAAGGCGATACGGTGCTGCGTCGATTGTCCGACGCCATGGCCCGGACGTTTCCGCGCAAGAGCGACTTTGTGGCCCGCTTTGGCGGCGACGAATTCGCGGTCGTGCTGCGCGAGACATCGCTGAAGGACGGGATGTCCCTGGGCGAACGGCTGCTGAAGGCGGCGCGGGCCACCGAGATCGAACGCGAAGGCGTACGCGTGCGGCTGTCGGTGTCCATCGGCATCGGCACCCTGCAGACCACCGAAGACGTCTCAAGCTGGCTGCTGCGCACCGACCGGGCGCTTTACCAGGCCAAGCGAGCCGGCCGCGACCGAATGGTGGCGGCCGACGACATCTCCGGCGCGCTGGTCGTGCGCTAG
- a CDS encoding shikimate dehydrogenase, translating into MINAAVLGADVSKSRSPVIHQAAYRALGVEGRYQALSVDAAGFDALVARLRAGGFRYLNVTIPHKAAAAALATSSSAAVKAAGAANTLIFTSANARSRTRAENTDGAGLIGALADLDVGVAAGCVAVMVGAGGAAAGAVEALTAARTEVRLLARHPAAGRQIRARFPAGRRQRVSVAAWTEKALARALREADVLISAVPPAAWEDEVARAGLAALGRQTAVLEMAYGKPTPLAAAVRGRSARYADGLGMLVHQAAHAITLALGTAPPLAPMFRAART; encoded by the coding sequence TTGATCAACGCCGCCGTCCTGGGCGCCGACGTCAGCAAGAGCCGCTCGCCCGTCATTCATCAGGCCGCGTACCGAGCGCTCGGGGTGGAAGGCCGCTATCAAGCGCTGAGCGTCGACGCCGCCGGCTTCGATGCGCTGGTGGCCCGGCTGCGGGCCGGCGGTTTTCGCTATCTCAACGTCACGATTCCGCACAAAGCGGCCGCCGCAGCGTTGGCCACGTCATCGTCGGCGGCGGTGAAGGCGGCAGGCGCGGCCAACACGTTGATCTTCACGTCGGCGAACGCGCGTAGCCGCACCCGCGCGGAGAACACCGACGGGGCGGGCCTGATCGGTGCGCTGGCTGACCTGGATGTCGGCGTGGCGGCCGGCTGCGTGGCGGTGATGGTCGGGGCGGGCGGCGCGGCGGCGGGCGCCGTCGAAGCGCTGACCGCAGCGCGCACGGAGGTGCGTCTTTTGGCCCGGCACCCGGCGGCGGGGCGGCAGATTCGCGCGCGTTTTCCGGCGGGGCGGCGACAGCGCGTGAGCGTGGCGGCGTGGACTGAAAAGGCGTTGGCACGCGCGCTGCGTGAGGCGGACGTCTTGATCTCGGCGGTGCCGCCCGCGGCCTGGGAAGACGAAGTGGCGCGCGCCGGCCTGGCGGCGCTGGGTCGGCAGACGGCGGTGTTGGAAATGGCGTACGGAAAACCGACGCCGCTCGCCGCCGCGGTTCGCGGCCGCAGCGCGCGCTATGCGGACGGCCTGGGCATGCTGGTGCACCAGGCGGCTCACGCCATCACGCTGGCCTTGGGCACGGCGCCGCCGCTGGCGCCGATGTTTCGCGCCGCGCGGACCTAG
- the xseA gene encoding exodeoxyribonuclease VII large subunit, giving the protein MSARTKPEREAPKQLTLEARLAMFPPTASAATIPAVAVILPVPAVSGPVVVVAPVPLPDAVSEGSLPAPVPAAPRIFVVSELVRAARLVLEARFADVRVEGEISGLKRSGPGHIYFCLKDEEAQLDCVMFSREAGRLRFRPDEGMAVRVRGRLTIYEGRGKFQMSVTDIEPTGAGALAVAFEQLKKKLAAEGLFDATRKRSLPFLPRRLGVVTSSSGAVLRDIIRVAHRRFPVPILLAPTPVQGDGAALSIASALRQLQDVPDVDVIIVARGGGSLEDLWAFNEEPVARAIAACKVPVISAVGHETDFTIADFVADVRAPTPSAAAALAVPVADDLRAELTLLSRRGARGVQANLHQGRLIMERARARLGDPRRLLGSRRQVIDDLVERSHRAWRRRLIGDRTALRTVELALYRSHPQRRIAVQRAALIALNERLQNRMRLERDRRHRVLESCHAKLGALSPLRVLERGFSLTVGPDGHLVTNAAQLRPGDAVRVRLNQGELDAEVREVRAADAERKP; this is encoded by the coding sequence ATGAGCGCGCGGACCAAGCCCGAGCGCGAAGCCCCTAAGCAGCTGACCCTGGAGGCGCGCCTGGCGATGTTTCCGCCCACCGCGTCCGCGGCGACGATACCCGCGGTGGCGGTGATCCTGCCGGTGCCCGCCGTGTCAGGGCCGGTGGTCGTCGTAGCGCCGGTGCCGCTGCCGGATGCAGTCAGTGAAGGGTCGCTGCCCGCGCCGGTGCCGGCGGCCCCGCGCATCTTCGTGGTCTCCGAGTTGGTGCGCGCCGCCCGCCTGGTGCTGGAGGCGCGTTTTGCCGACGTGCGCGTGGAGGGCGAGATCTCTGGCCTCAAGCGTTCGGGGCCGGGCCACATCTATTTTTGTTTGAAGGACGAAGAGGCCCAGCTTGACTGCGTGATGTTCTCGCGCGAGGCCGGCCGGCTGCGCTTTCGTCCCGATGAAGGGATGGCCGTGCGCGTGCGCGGCCGCCTGACCATCTACGAAGGTCGCGGCAAATTTCAGATGTCGGTCACCGACATCGAACCGACCGGCGCGGGTGCGCTGGCGGTCGCTTTCGAGCAGCTGAAAAAGAAACTGGCCGCCGAAGGTCTGTTCGACGCCACCCGCAAGCGATCGCTGCCGTTTCTGCCGCGGCGGCTGGGCGTGGTGACGTCGTCGTCGGGCGCGGTCCTGCGCGACATCATCCGCGTCGCCCACCGGCGCTTTCCCGTTCCGATCTTGCTGGCGCCGACGCCGGTGCAAGGCGATGGCGCGGCGCTGAGCATCGCCTCGGCGCTGCGGCAGCTGCAGGATGTTCCCGACGTCGACGTCATCATTGTCGCGCGGGGTGGTGGTTCGCTGGAAGATCTGTGGGCCTTCAACGAAGAGCCGGTGGCGCGCGCCATCGCGGCGTGCAAGGTCCCGGTGATCTCAGCGGTCGGGCACGAGACGGATTTCACCATCGCCGATTTCGTGGCCGACGTGCGCGCCCCGACGCCGTCCGCCGCTGCCGCGCTGGCGGTGCCGGTGGCGGACGACCTGCGCGCCGAGCTGACCTTGTTGTCCCGGCGCGGCGCCCGGGGCGTGCAGGCGAACCTGCACCAGGGCCGTCTGATCATGGAGCGGGCGCGGGCGCGGCTCGGGGATCCGCGCCGATTGTTGGGCAGCCGGCGGCAGGTCATCGACGACCTGGTCGAACGCAGCCACCGCGCCTGGCGCCGGCGGCTGATCGGCGATCGCACGGCGCTGCGCACGGTCGAGCTGGCGCTTTATCGCTCGCACCCTCAGCGACGGATCGCGGTCCAGCGCGCGGCGCTGATCGCCCTTAACGAACGGCTGCAAAACCGCATGCGCCTGGAACGCGATCGGCGGCACCGTGTCCTTGAATCGTGCCACGCCAAGCTGGGAGCGTTGTCGCCGCTGCGCGTGCTCGAGCGCGGCTTCAGCTTGACCGTCGGCCCCGACGGTCACCTGGTCACGAACGCCGCCCAGCTCCGTCCCGGCGACGCCGTCCGCGTGCGCCTGAACCAAGGCGAGCTGGACGCCGAGGTGCGCGAGGTGCGGGCCGCCGACGCTGAAAGGAAGCCTTGA